The genomic segment TACGGGCCAGAGAATGCGTAATTTTCAAATCGAGAGTGATTACCAACGAAGGCTAGCCGCACTGTTCCAGTTGCGCCATTGCGGTATTTGCCGAAAATAGCCTCAGCAACACCTTTCTGGTCAGAGTCCGGATTGTAATACTCATCGCGATACATGAAGATGATAATATCGGCATCCTGCTCAATGGCACCAGATTCACGAATATCAGACATAATCGGGCGCTTATTAGGACGGCTCTCTACATTACGGGACAGCTGCGACAACGCCACAACAGGGCACTTAAGCTCTTTTGCCAAAGACTTCAACCCGCGAGAGATGGTCCCAAGCACTTCGTTCCGGTTTTGCCCGGAATCACTGTCGCCGGACATCAGCTGAAGATAATCCACCACAATCAGCCCCAAGCGGCCGCCATGCTGCCGCGCCAGTCGTCGAGCACGCGCTTTCAGATCCAGCACTGTCAGCGCAGGGCTTTCATCGATAAAAAGAGGAGCATCTGACAATCGGGCAGTCGCATAGGTGAGTTTCTGCCAGTCATCATCCTGGAGCCTACCCGTTTTGAGCACTTCAGCATCAATGCGGCCAACTGAACTCAGCATACGAGTCATCAGCTGCTCCTCACTCATTTCCATGGAAAAAACTGCTACCGGGAGACCGGCCTCGATACAAACATTCTCCGCAATATTCATGGAAAAAGCGGTCTTGCCCATCGACGGGCGGCCAGCCACGATAATCAAATCCCCAGGTTGGAAACCAGAGGTTTTCTTGTCGATATCGGCAAAGCCGGTCGGAACGCCTGTCACATCATCCGGATTGTCGCGACTGTACAACTCATCGATGCGTGCAATCACGTTCTTCAGAATCTCGGGGCTGGCTCTGAATCCTTCCCTTGCCTTTGCCGCGCTGTCCGCAATGGTCATCATTCGGGCTTGCGCATCATCCAGCAAAGTCGCCGCATCCCGGCCTTCCGGATTCATTACAGAAGTCTGGATTTCTTGGCTGGCCTGCGCCAAGCTGCGCATAATCGACCGCTCTCGAATGATCTCGGCGTAACGCTTGATGTTTGCCGCAGACGGCGTGTTTTGCGCCATCGAGGCCAAGTAGGCAATGCCACCACTGCCTTCTAGATCGCCCGTACTGGTGAGACTCTCCGCAACAGTAACGACATCAGCCGGCTGATTAGCCTCGATCAACCGTCCGATATGTCGAAAAATCAAGCGGTGGTCATGCCTGTAGAAATCACCCTCGGCGATTTTGTCAGCGATACGATCCCATGCTTCATTGTCTAGCATCAATCCGCCAAGAACGGACTGCTCTGCCTCAATCGAATGAGGCGGAACCCGGTACTGACCAGATTCTTCAGCTAGGTAGTCTGGCGGCTGAGTTGTTTCGTCGAACGGGGGCATGCGCTTACCTTACGTTATTAAATTTTCTCAATCGTACCGAACTGGGCCTGCCACAAAAAGTGACCACCACATTCGAGGCAGACCAGCAGCTATTTTAAGCCTTCACCGTCACATGTGCAGTGTTGGATCTGTTCGCCCGCCACAGCATAAACATACCTGCCAGCATGGCCAGCATCTCAAGCACGAAGAAAGCAACGACAATGTGGAACATGACACCACTGATACTCAGACCAGAACTGAGTTCTTTGGCAACAGCACCAACCGGATTGACCGCCACTGCCTTCCCCAGCTCGAACCAGGCAGCGTTGCTGACACTAAAGCCTGCAATCGTAACCAGCGAATGCAGAGGCATGAGGACAAGGACAGTCCACCAGTAAAGCTGCGGCCGCATGAAAAATGCTTTCATCGTCCAACTCCTTACGCAGTTTCCACCTTGGCATGTACCACTGCCAACACCACACCATCACCTTCGGCAACAGAGATCAGCGGAAACGTGTCCATTCCAAGGATGATCGCACACACATCATCCGGAACCGGCACCATGACAGACTCAGCCGTATCTTCAGCGCCCTTTTTCAGCACCAGTCCTGTACCACTTTCGTGGCGGGAGATCACGGGGGCCTCACCCAGCTCCGTTTCGAATGTGCAACCAGCAAAGCCGTTGCTGTTCGAAGTCATGTCAAAGCCATTAATTTCGCGCATTTCTATCTCTTTCTTGGTCTTTACTATGGTAGTGGCGGAGCGAGTTATGCCTCACCAGGCTCGATACTTCTCGGCTTGACAGAGACAGAGCGGGCCATCGGGGCAGCAGCATTAGCCTGCTCCTGCCCACGATCGGCTGCCGCAAGGATCAGGTCAACTTGGCCAGCAAGGAACTGGCTGGCCTGGCCATCCGGATGCGTCTGCATGAAGTCAATGGCCTTTTTGCCCGCAATCGCATACAGCCGATCACTACGAAGTTCAGCGTCACTGATTCCGATAGCCCTTCGCACTGCCGGGCTGGAGGTCAGAAGCTGGTACGTATCTTGGTTCTCCGGCAGCAGTTTCCACTCTACGTGCTCACGGACAGACGGCGCAGAAACATGCTCACCGATAGCAAATTGAGGGGTAGCCATGAGCGCGGTTGCCACCGTCGCCGACGCAACCGCCGACGCGACGATAGCCTTCCCGTTCTCAGCAAGCCATGCCAGACGTTCAGCTGCCCTAGCAAACGGCCCTGCTCGGCCAGAACCGGCAGCCTCGTCCATGGAATAGACTGCGCGAGCACCATCCAAGTAGGTCATGGCCGCATGATCTTTTGGGGTCAGCTTGGGTCGAGGTGTTGCCATGCTGCGAAAAGGCTTCCTCATGCCACCATCTTTGATGTCATACATTCTCCGCACTCCTCTTTTGAAAATTGATCTGCATGCCAACACCAAGCCCGGCGAATCTCTTTTCCAGCTCGATTGATCAGCACATCAGAAGACCGCTTGTTCAATACCAGGTAGGCTGCAACACCAACCAAAAAAGACACCTTCGGGTCATCCGCCCAGTCAACGAGGTATGCTTGATAGAAGAAGGCGGCCGCCTGCTCAAAACACCCGAAAATCTGCTCAGCGCTGCGCTCTAGTGGCTGCCATTCCCCAATCACGTCCTGCTTATTGGGGAATGGGTATTTTTGGCGGACATGTTGAATCGCAAGCGAATAATTCGTTGCGGCCCGCCCGTCAAACTGATGGCAAGTCACCCACCCAACCGGATAAACCCATTCCTGCATCACCAGCGCAACATACGGCCCTTGCAGCTCACGCACGATACGAACAGGGCGATCCGCATGAGCAAAAAAGAAATGCACCATTGGATTCTGGAAGGGCGCTTTGATTGCCCTGGCAAGAGCACCAAATGCCTCACGCTTCTCGCCAGTACCCGCATCCACCAGCTGTATTTCCAGCAGGGCTGCCGCTGGCAGTCTTTGCAGTCTCACGACGCAGTCACCCCAGGGATCACACGCTGAAGGTTCTCCGTCATCTCATCCACCCACGCGAGAAAATCCCGAATGCTGCCCACCAGCTCCTGAAACTCTTCGGCCAATGCGGGATCGTTAAAATCCTTCGAAGTCCAATGCGCCATGGTTTCCAGGCTGTTCGTCAGATGCGCCTTTACTTGCACGCCTTGGGCCAGATCATTGGCCTTTTCTTGAGTCAGAACGCCAGTCTTCACGGCTTCATCAATCAGATTGGCCAGTTGCATTGTCTTGTGCGCAATTTCTTTCAGCGCGGTCTGGATCTTCTTCATGGGTAACCTTTACTCAGGCCATTTACACTTTGAAAGTGGGTTTTGTTGCCATGGTCTTCGGCTTGGGCTTTTGCTCAACGGCATAGCCCATGATTTCCTCGGCAAAAGGAGAGATGGTTGCACCTTGACGGTCATAGCCAAAGTCGTACACATCCGCGTGATGAATAAAAACTCTGCGACGCGCTCGGGTAAGCGCGACATAGCTCAGCCGGCGTTCCTCTTCCAATGCCTGAGGCGGAGCGTCTTCTTCGCTCGTCTTGCTCAGCGGCATGAATCCCGTTGAATAGCCAAAAAGATGAACCTCGTTCCACTCCAGGCCTTTTGCTCTGTGGATCGTGGAAAGGGTTAAAAGCCCTTTTCCCTCAGCTGCTGTCTGGGCCTCCTCATCGGACAAGATCAGCTCCATTGGCAAGAACCACTGGCGATATGGGTCCAGTTGCTCTTCCTCCGGCAACGCCTCGAACTTCACGCGAATCCAATCAGCAAATCGCGCAATGTTCTGGGAGCGCTCCTCAATTTCATGGGCATTCATCTTTCCTGCAACGGCCCACCGCGAAGCCAGATCCATGCCCGACGCTCCAAGCAACCAGTCATCCAAAGCGCAAACTCCCATCTCCGACAGGGAACGGACGCGATCACGAAAATCCATCAGGGAGGCCTTTGCGGCGTGAGACATGGGGGTGGCCTCAATGGCGTCAAAAAGGCCGGCGCGGGCGGCATAAGCCGTCTGGAAAAGCTCACGAATTGTCTTTTCACCTACCTTGGGTAGGTAGTCCGCCCAACGAGCAATCTCAGCCGTTGAGCGAATCCCAGGCACGGCCAGCGTAGCTGCGGCCATTGCCAAACGAATTTCGTGACGCTCTGCCATTCGCGGCCCGCCAACCAGTTTGTACGGAACACCTTGTTCAATGAGGGATTGCTCAAGAAATCCGGCCAAGCGATTGGTGCGATACAAGATCGCGAAATTTTCCATCTGAATGCCCTTATCAAGGGCAGAGCGCATCCTTTTGGCAATCTTGCCGGCGCTTTCGCGAGCATTGTCCGAACGAATCAAGCGGACAGGCTCATCCGAAGAACCAATGGCGCTGTAGGGATTTTTCTCAATCCGATTTGAGTTCAGACGGATATGACGGCTTGCGGCGTCAACGATTTCGGAGGTAGACCGATAATTACGCGACAACGGGAGAACCGTCGCGCCAAACTCTTCGATGAAATTGCCTATGTTTTCAAATCTTGCCCCGCGCCAGCCATAGATCGTCTGATCATCGTCACCGACCATCATGACGTTATCTTCAGGCGCTAGGCCGCAAATCAGTTTGTACTGTGCGAAACAAGTGTCCTGTGCCTCATCAACAATCAGGAATGCATACCGGTCTGTAACGGTTTTTCGCCAGGTAAGGCTTTCAGACAATGCTGCCGCTGGCAGACAAATCAGGTCGTCGTAGTCGAGCTGGTTCTGCGCCCGCTTGGCCGACTCATAGTGATGGATGATTACAAGTGCATCATCCACATCCACGGTGTCAGGCAACTCCTTAGCCAGATTCTCGGCAAGGATCGGCTTCAGATCATCCCGGAGCCTGGAATATGCGTCACGGACTGCTGACAGGTGTTCAGCATCCAGACAAATGCTGGCTTCTTTCATCGCGGCACGAAATGCCTTGCGTGCATCAGACTCATCCAGCAACACAGGATTTGACTGACGGCCATGAACGGAAGGATTCTCGCGAATCAGCTTGGCACCAAAGGCATGGTAAGTATCAATCGGGATGCGACTTGCGATGTCACCTCCCAAGTCAGCAGCGACACGGTCGCGCATCTCTCCCGCAGCCTTGCGGGAGAACGTGAGAAGCAAGACCTCCTCAGGGCGGGCGAGGCGATTCTTGATCAGCCGCACAGTACGAGACGTGATGGTCGTCGTCTTGCCAGAGCCAGCGCCGGCAGACACAAACACCGACCCCTCGCCCCAATTCGCAACACGCTGCTGATCTTGATCCAATGACATGAGAAAACTCTCCGCCCCCTTTACGTATGAGGCAAGGATAACACAGAATAATCGTAATGTTTTATTAAGATATATACTCGAACACAACATCAAAACAAGTGACCATGCCATGAAATTAAAAAATGCTCACCTCAGCGACAGTCAGATCACCCAACTGGAAGCCGACCTACGGCTTCTGCGGGATAAGCACCACCCCACATGGGGCGTTGGCAGAACACTCGCCGACACCGGGCAATGGACACCCTACTTGGCGGCAGCAGGCACCCTGCCCGACGTGCTTGCCACGCCCTACTCCGGCCTGGCCGCAATCATGGCATCACGAATTCTCGCAATCGAAACCGGCACTACCCCTAAAATTTCCGAGTGCGATAGAAGCCTTGCACAGCTATCGACCTGGCGTGAGCACATCCAGAATGTGTTTGGAAGCGCCGGCCTGACGGCAATCTCTTTTGATAACGAAGCTGCGGAAGCAATTTGGCAGCACGGGCTAACGCCCGAGACTGAAAGCGTCCCACTCCTACACGTCCCGGACCTTGGCCGTTACGCCTGCCGCTTCCAGTTTTGGCAGAATGCAAGTGGCGACAGCCTGCCGGCCATATATGGCCCTGGCGTTCCGGCCTTTGCATCGCAGCTGGAAGCAATTGGAGGAACCTGGCACGAGAACGCTACGGCCATCTGCTTTAACCGCCCCCTCACCAAAAACGACATCCTGTCAATCTTCCCAGAAAGTCAATTTGTACGAATGCCGGCCATCTCGGCAGTCAAGCTTCAGGACGAGCACCCTGTGCCCGTCACTGCACCATGGGAACAAGCGACAAGCGCCAACATCCTGACAGCGGCCAGGCTGCTCAAGATTCCTGTTCAAAAAGCAGGAGGGATAAGCAACTACGTGGCCCAGGTATTCCAGATGGCTCCCATCTTCTTTGACGACCCGATGCATGGCAAGGTGAGCCGGCGACAAGCTCAAGAGGCGATTGAGGCCGCCATGGTCGCCCGCCTTAGCGACCAGATCGCATTTTCGCCGGCTCTGATGGAAGACCCAACGCTTCGCACCACTCGCATGCAGTGGAAGAAGCTGTTCCAGCAAGCATTGGAAACATACGAGCACCAGCCAACGATGGACTTACGCTCGTCAGAAAGCGTCAGGCTCCAGCAGTTCTCGACCCCTCTTCCCCTAGCGCTGGCCAGCCAACTCATAACCGGCGTAAAACCGGAAGACACGTTCTTTGAGCCAACCATTGGCCATGGCGCACTTGCAGTGATGGCCAGCAAGGCCGGAGCGAGAGTCGTTGGCTACGAACTTGACGAAAACAGGGTTGCGCGGGCAGAAAACATTCTCAACGGCGCTCAGATCCACCACGGAGATGCGACCAGAGCGTCGTTTCAGGAAATCAGCGCAGATGTTGTCGTGTCCAACCCGCCATTCGGCGAGCTGAAGACTCAGTACACCCACCCCAAAACTGGACTCACCATCCCCGTGACCAGGATCGACAGACTGATCGCACTCAGGGCGCTGGAGCGACTCAAGGATAACGGCCGTGCCGTACTAATTCTTGGGGCCGATTCCTATCTGCAAAAAGACGGGGAGGTCTCCGACACCTACACTCGCTTCCTCAACTTCCTGCACGATCACTATCAGGTGGTTGATCAGTTTGCATTCGATGGCCGGCTCTATGAGCGTCAGGGTGCGTCATTCCCCATTCGGGTGATCGCCATCCATGGCACCGGCAAATCATCACTGCCAGTGCCCACGGTGCTGCCCGTGGTCCGCGACTGGGATTCATTGTTCGAACGAAGCTACCAAGTCCGAACCCAGATTCATCAGATCTCAGCCGCTACCCCAGATCCTGAGGCCGAAACAGAAGCACACGTGCCGGAGTTCACTGGTGACTTCGTCAACTACGGAAATCCAGGCTCAAAGGCACCGAACATCGGCACTGTCGTTCCGAAGAACATGGCCGCATCAATTTTTGATGCCTTGAAGGATCTCCAATCCCGCCGAGGCGACATCGACGCTTTTGTCGGCAAACAACTTGGCTGGCACCGCGATGAGCTTCATCAATACCTGGGCGCTGAACAAATCGATTCCGTCGCACTCGGCATCGACAACGTTATGCGTGGCAAGGGGATGATCATTGGTGATCAGACAGGTGTCGGCAAAGGCCGGCAGATGGCTGCTTTGGTTCGCTGGTCCATCCTCCAAGGCCAAAACCCGGTCTTCATGACTGAAAAGGCAAACCTCTTTGACGACCTGGTGCGAGACATACGCGACATCAACTCACTGGATCTTATCAAGCCACTGGTTCTGAATGGCGACGTAAAAGTCACGGACGACAAAGGCAGAACGATTGTTGAAAGCGCTTCACCCGCAACAATCAAGGAGGCCATGCAAATGATGGATGGCGAGCTGCCGGAGAACTATAACTGTGTCTTCCTGACCTACTCCCAGATCTGCCAGAACCCTAGTAAATCGCCGAGAGCGGCATGGATGTATCGCTTGGCAGTTGACAACATGCTCATGCTGGATGAGTCGCACAATGCTGGCGGGGATGATTCCAATACCGGGCGGAATGTACAGATTATGGTCGATAACGCTAAAGGAGTCATTTACTCGTCGGCCACATTTGCCAAACGACCGGAGAATCTGGCTGTTTATCGTCGGACAGACTTGTTCAAGGGCCAGTCCGTAGAGAACGTGATTACGGCCATCATGCAAGGCGGCCCAGTGCTGCAAGAAGTCATTTCTTCAATGCTGGCGCAGAACGGCCAGTACATCCGCCGAGAGCATCCATTCAAAGTAAAGGCCAACTTCTTTGTCTTGGAGGAAGACTCTCTTCAACACCGCGCACAAGCAGATCTACTGTCTTCGATTTACCGGCGCTTCATGGCCATTTCTGGCCGCATGAAGAACCTAGCAAAAGCCATGGACAAAGCTCTGAAGAAGGAAATCGAATCCATCAACGAAAAGGGCGAGTCCTCTGTATCGACAGCGCTCGATATCGTTGTGGATAAGCTGGGAAAGAAGGACTCGAAAGCCAGAAACCCTGGCGTGGACAGCACCAACTTTGCAAGCGTGATCTGGAACATCAACGCCCAGTTCCTTCTGGCGCTCAAAGTTGAGAGCGAAGCAACCCGTGCGATCAACTCCATCAAGTCGGGGGAAAAGCCAGTTATTGTGGTGGACAACACCATGGAAACCTTCCTGCGTGAGTACCGTGCGCACGCAGAGCAACAGCAAGAGGAAGTCGATCCCCGCAGCTACACCTTCCGCAATACCCTCTATCGAAAGCTGGAAGGCATGCTGGCCCTAACAGTTACCGACAGATATGGCAATCAGTCTCAAAAACTGGTCTGCGACCCTGTCGCGTGGAAGTCCGTCGTAGATTTGTATCGCAACGACGAGCTGGACACGTCAGAACTTAGCGACCAACAACGCGAAGAATTCTCCTTTGCTCTCATGTATTGGGATCTAAAAGACGAAATCGACAAGCTTCCAGATCTACCCGCATCCCCGATCGATGCAATTCGAGCCAGGATTCGGGCCGCTGGTTACACCATCGATGAAGTAACGGGCCGATCGCTGGGCATCGACTATGAGACCGGGACCTTCTTCGAGCGAAGCGCGAAAAACCGCACGCAGACCATTCGCGGGTTTAACGACGGCTCCACCGACGCCATCATCATCAACCGGTCAGGCTCAACAGGTATCAGTCTGCATGCATCGGAGAAGTTTCTGGATCAACGCAAGCGTCACATGAAGCTAACGCAGCCCAGCCTGGACATCAACCAGGTCATGCAGACCTTGGGGAGGGTTTATCGAACAGGCTCAGTCGTTGACCCGGAATACACTTTTACTGCGACGGACCTACCGATGGAGCGCCGGCCGATGAACATATTGCGGAACAAGCTGGCCAGCCTCTCGGCCAATACCAAATCCGACCAGGACGACAGCGTTATCGAAATTGAGGACATCCTCAACAGCATTGGCGATCGCGCCTCTCTCCAGGTGCTGATGGAGTACCCGCAGGCTGCGCACCTGCTAGACATCCATCTTGACGAAGAGATGGACAAAGTGCGGTCAATGAAAGCAACCGGGCTGGCCAGAAAGCTAACTGGTCGAATCGCCATTCTTCCGATCAACAAAATGCCTGGCCACCCTGACATCCCAACTCAAGACGAATTGTACGATTCGCTGGATGCAAAATACCGCTCGATTGTCGCTGACTTGCAGGCAAAAGGGATATCTCTTGGCACCCACATCATGGATGTCAAAGCAACCGAAGTCAGTCGGGCTGAAATCGAACCGGCCTCAGGACCTGGCGTATTTGAACAAGGCATCGACCTGATTCAAATTCAGTATCAAGAAGAGGTAAAACCTGTGCCCTTTGCAGAGCTGTGGGCTGCGGTGAAAAGCTACCGAGACGTGTTAAACGCAGAGCACCATCTTGATCCACTCAACCCTCTGGCCAACATCAACGGAATGAGCATGTCGAAAGGCATTCATAAATCCATTGTCACGAAGCTAAAAAACATGACGGCATACGCCAAGATTGCGGAGATGAACCCGGATCTGGCAATCAAAAATGCCGTGGAGAAGAACAGCTTCATTGAACAAGAGTTTTCGATGCACCAGACCGCACTGCGCCTGGAAACGATGATGGCCAGATTATCGAGCGACTCAACGCTCATGCTGCGATTTACCCCGCCCAACCGAGATGGCGAGCTTGTTGAGTATGCACTGGCCAACCTCATTCCTAAGGATGTCAAAGACGTAGACTTACACAACCCTGATCACTGGAGGGTGACACTGGTTAGCGCCGACCCTACCGAGCGTATTCTCAGGCTATCGCTTCACGACACCTTGGCACTGCTAGCCCACTCACAGGCCAGCAACAATGTGGCAGGCCTCTTCATCAAAGACACCGAGGATCTGCATATCAGCTTCCACAACGATCGACAATCCGGCCTCGTCGATCGATTTGACTACATGATGACAGGCAATCTGGTTAATGCTCTCAACCTGGCGCGTTCGATGCGCATGGGCCGACCGGTGATGTTTACCGACCACCAAGGCCTACGTCATCGCGCAATTCTGATGCCCCGCCATTTCGAGCCTGACATGCTCGACAAAATGCCCGTTCGCCTTCCGGACGCAGAAGTAGCGTCTCAGGCAGCTTTGGCCGGCATAACAGTGGGAAACAGTATCAGCCAGAAGCACACGCTGACCATCCGTTACAACGCAAACAGCCGTGACACCTCAGCTCTCGTCATGTGTGAGGGCACGAAGAGTGTTGGCGGGAAATTCTTCCTAGATCAAGAGATCGTCAGCCTGCTGGACGACCCCGCAGAAGGCTTTCAAGGCGGCCGCAGTGAAAAATCTGCGCGAATTTCATTGCAAAGCCTACCGGCCCTCATCAAGCTTTTGGTTGAGGAGAAGGGTGAAACTCTCTACATCGATGCCGAGCACCGAGAGTGGGTGAACGAAGTGGTTACCGCTCGTCAGCAGATGGGGACCAAAATGCCGACAAAGCATAACGCCAACGCACTTTCTCATTTCTCTTAATGAAGCAAATTGTTTATCATTGATACTACTATACTAAACGCCTAGCCTGATAAAATCAGGCTAGGCAATCCAGCGAGAGTACCATGACACCTCATGAACAAGTGTGCGTAGCGCCTACCAAGGACAACCTCGCGGCAGCACTATGCAACAACGAGTTCAGAATCCACTATCAGCCGCAGATCAGCTGCAAGAGCCTAAAAATCTCTGGCACTGAGGCGCTGATGCGGTGGAAAAGCTCGATGTCGGGTGAGTTGATCGCCCCTGCTCATTTTATCCCGCATGCAGAAGAAAATGGCTTCATTGTCGAACTGGGTGACTGGTGCCTTCAGAACGTGGCCAACGCCGTCAGCTCATGGCGTGCTGGCACGCTCCCCGGAGACTTCAAGGCAGCAATCAATCTCTCTGGCAGGCAGATCTCCCCTGCACTACCGCGCCGCGTAGAGTCCGTCATCAAAGACGCCGGCATTGACCCATCGCTGATTGAGCTTGAAATTACCGAGTCATTTCTGTTCAAGGACCTGCAATCCATGACAGAAATCACTCGCCAGTTACGAAATATTGGCGTCCGCGTTGCCATTGATGATTTCGGTACGGGCTTCTCTGTCCTTGAGCACTTACGGCACATCCCCGCCACGACCATCAAAATCGATCGCAGCTTCACCCAGCAGATGCTCCGCATTGAGCGCGATCACATCATCATGCGCAATTTGATTCGGATGATCCGTGACCTGGGCATGGAAAGCGTTTGCGAAGGCGTAGAAACTGCCGAGCAGCTGAAAGCCATTCAGGACATGGATGCAGATTACTGGCAAGGCTTCCTGTATTCCCCCGCCATCTCGAAAGACGAATTTTCCTCGCTTCTCTCCTCCTAAGTGCAGACTGACACGCACTCTTTGCCGGCCATGCGCCGGCTTTTTTTTGGCCACCGGTCAATTTTTTGGGCAAGTCCAAAGGCGTATCGTTCTCTCATCGAAACGCGAATCCAATGAAGAGGATGCCATGAGCAAGCACTATGTAATCGCACTGCAATTCGCCATGATCGGCAAGAAAACCTCGTACTCGCAGGGTGAAATTGTCAGCATTCATCACAGCGATGACAGTGCCGCATTCGTCAAGGCCGGTGAACTCAACAAGAAGATCACCCGTTTTGGCAGCCGTCACTTTGCGGCAATTGAATGCGATGAGCTGCTTAAGAAGGGCGATATCCGCTTGGATCTTGTCGAGCAATGGGAGAAGGACGAATACGACCGCAGCGCCCTCTACACCATGGAACTGGTGCTGCGCCCCGAAATGACCGGAGAAGCAATCGACGACAGTAAAATCGCCGATATGCTGGCCGGTCTCAAAATTACCATTTCAGAGCTGCGCGAGCGGTACGAAGATGCCGCCAGAAAATCAATCGCAGAATCCTTGCGCATCGTTCAAGAAACCGCCCACCACAAAGCAAGACGACAAGCGGCGGCCGTGGATCTGAAGAAAGACCGCCAAGAGATCACCTTTACCTTCCCGGCTGTTCGCGGCATCCAGGCCACTCGCGAATACTATGTCGCACAGGTCCCCTACGGCGTCCTAGCTAAGCTGTTTGTCTTCGATGAGGAGGATATCGTCCCCGCTGAGTTTCGCGCCCAGCGGACCCTCAGCACGCGCCGAGCGCAGGACATCAGCGACTACGTTTTGGGCAATGCCGAGGACTATGTACTACCGGCACTGACCGCGAGCGTCTCGAAAGAGATGGCCTTCGAGCCGATCGCCCTGCCTGGTGCAAGCGATCGCGTCGGGATGCTACACATCCCTCTCGATGCAACACTGCTCATCAATGACGGCCAACATCGCCGCAAGGGTATTGAGCTGGCCATTGCTCAAAACCCCGTACTGAAGCACGAAACCATCGCAGTAACCATCTACTACGATCGCGGTCTTGAACGGAGTCAGCAGATGTTCGCAGACATCAATGCAAGGGCCGTCAAGCCGTCCAGTGCGATCAATGCCCTCTACGATCG from the Vogesella sp. XCS3 genome contains:
- a CDS encoding strawberry notch-like NTP hydrolase domain-containing protein — translated: MRKLSAPFTYEARITQNNRNVLLRYILEHNIKTSDHAMKLKNAHLSDSQITQLEADLRLLRDKHHPTWGVGRTLADTGQWTPYLAAAGTLPDVLATPYSGLAAIMASRILAIETGTTPKISECDRSLAQLSTWREHIQNVFGSAGLTAISFDNEAAEAIWQHGLTPETESVPLLHVPDLGRYACRFQFWQNASGDSLPAIYGPGVPAFASQLEAIGGTWHENATAICFNRPLTKNDILSIFPESQFVRMPAISAVKLQDEHPVPVTAPWEQATSANILTAARLLKIPVQKAGGISNYVAQVFQMAPIFFDDPMHGKVSRRQAQEAIEAAMVARLSDQIAFSPALMEDPTLRTTRMQWKKLFQQALETYEHQPTMDLRSSESVRLQQFSTPLPLALASQLITGVKPEDTFFEPTIGHGALAVMASKAGARVVGYELDENRVARAENILNGAQIHHGDATRASFQEISADVVVSNPPFGELKTQYTHPKTGLTIPVTRIDRLIALRALERLKDNGRAVLILGADSYLQKDGEVSDTYTRFLNFLHDHYQVVDQFAFDGRLYERQGASFPIRVIAIHGTGKSSLPVPTVLPVVRDWDSLFERSYQVRTQIHQISAATPDPEAETEAHVPEFTGDFVNYGNPGSKAPNIGTVVPKNMAASIFDALKDLQSRRGDIDAFVGKQLGWHRDELHQYLGAEQIDSVALGIDNVMRGKGMIIGDQTGVGKGRQMAALVRWSILQGQNPVFMTEKANLFDDLVRDIRDINSLDLIKPLVLNGDVKVTDDKGRTIVESASPATIKEAMQMMDGELPENYNCVFLTYSQICQNPSKSPRAAWMYRLAVDNMLMLDESHNAGGDDSNTGRNVQIMVDNAKGVIYSSATFAKRPENLAVYRRTDLFKGQSVENVITAIMQGGPVLQEVISSMLAQNGQYIRREHPFKVKANFFVLEEDSLQHRAQADLLSSIYRRFMAISGRMKNLAKAMDKALKKEIESINEKGESSVSTALDIVVDKLGKKDSKARNPGVDSTNFASVIWNINAQFLLALKVESEATRAINSIKSGEKPVIVVDNTMETFLREYRAHAEQQQEEVDPRSYTFRNTLYRKLEGMLALTVTDRYGNQSQKLVCDPVAWKSVVDLYRNDELDTSELSDQQREEFSFALMYWDLKDEIDKLPDLPASPIDAIRARIRAAGYTIDEVTGRSLGIDYETGTFFERSAKNRTQTIRGFNDGSTDAIIINRSGSTGISLHASEKFLDQRKRHMKLTQPSLDINQVMQTLGRVYRTGSVVDPEYTFTATDLPMERRPMNILRNKLASLSANTKSDQDDSVIEIEDILNSIGDRASLQVLMEYPQAAHLLDIHLDEEMDKVRSMKATGLARKLTGRIAILPINKMPGHPDIPTQDELYDSLDAKYRSIVADLQAKGISLGTHIMDVKATEVSRAEIEPASGPGVFEQGIDLIQIQYQEEVKPVPFAELWAAVKSYRDVLNAEHHLDPLNPLANINGMSMSKGIHKSIVTKLKNMTAYAKIAEMNPDLAIKNAVEKNSFIEQEFSMHQTALRLETMMARLSSDSTLMLRFTPPNRDGELVEYALANLIPKDVKDVDLHNPDHWRVTLVSADPTERILRLSLHDTLALLAHSQASNNVAGLFIKDTEDLHISFHNDRQSGLVDRFDYMMTGNLVNALNLARSMRMGRPVMFTDHQGLRHRAILMPRHFEPDMLDKMPVRLPDAEVASQAALAGITVGNSISQKHTLTIRYNANSRDTSALVMCEGTKSVGGKFFLDQEIVSLLDDPAEGFQGGRSEKSARISLQSLPALIKLLVEEKGETLYIDAEHREWVNEVVTARQQMGTKMPTKHNANALSHFS
- a CDS encoding ATP-dependent helicase, with the translated sequence MSLDQDQQRVANWGEGSVFVSAGAGSGKTTTITSRTVRLIKNRLARPEEVLLLTFSRKAAGEMRDRVAADLGGDIASRIPIDTYHAFGAKLIRENPSVHGRQSNPVLLDESDARKAFRAAMKEASICLDAEHLSAVRDAYSRLRDDLKPILAENLAKELPDTVDVDDALVIIHHYESAKRAQNQLDYDDLICLPAAALSESLTWRKTVTDRYAFLIVDEAQDTCFAQYKLICGLAPEDNVMMVGDDDQTIYGWRGARFENIGNFIEEFGATVLPLSRNYRSTSEIVDAASRHIRLNSNRIEKNPYSAIGSSDEPVRLIRSDNARESAGKIAKRMRSALDKGIQMENFAILYRTNRLAGFLEQSLIEQGVPYKLVGGPRMAERHEIRLAMAAATLAVPGIRSTAEIARWADYLPKVGEKTIRELFQTAYAARAGLFDAIEATPMSHAAKASLMDFRDRVRSLSEMGVCALDDWLLGASGMDLASRWAVAGKMNAHEIEERSQNIARFADWIRVKFEALPEEEQLDPYRQWFLPMELILSDEEAQTAAEGKGLLTLSTIHRAKGLEWNEVHLFGYSTGFMPLSKTSEEDAPPQALEEERRLSYVALTRARRRVFIHHADVYDFGYDRQGATISPFAEEIMGYAVEQKPKPKTMATKPTFKV